One Vicia villosa cultivar HV-30 ecotype Madison, WI linkage group LG5, Vvil1.0, whole genome shotgun sequence genomic window, TAAGGTTTAAAACAGATTATCTGAAAAGCTATGTTTGGTCGAGCGATGCTAGGAACCTTGGTCAAAATGAGAATATCAACAAGGGATGAGTCGAAGATGAGATAGTTTCAAGTTTTGGGACTTACTGAAATTTGGAAAACTTTTAGTTTTACTACTACTACAATTACAAACCTTTGTCAAATTAAGATGTAAAAGTATAAGATCAAACAGTTGTTGAAGAACACCTGTAGACTTGTCAAAGGAAAAGAATGCATGGAAATGGAGAGGTGTCAAACTTTAGCAAATCGACTGTTGCTTACGATTGTTAGAACTAGTATATAAGTAATGCATGTTTGTCGGATTAGGGGTCCGCAATTTTACACAAATTTTAAATACTCAAAGTATCCAAGGGTAAGCGAGAAATGAGTGATTGGAATCTCAATGCATGCAATTGCGTTCCGTttataaattcaattttatttttatttttcattgtttCATTTACTGCAATTACCTTTCTTTTTTTCACTTCGACATTCTTTTTCAAATGTGCTTTAAACCAGCAATTTTTGCACAATTCATCCAAAGATATTTTCGAGTTTAATCCCTTACGTAAAATCAAAATTATCTTTGTTCACCAAAATAACCAGTAAACAACCCTATGAAAAAACTAAAAATACCCTCAGATTCCAAAGATACATCTCCGGACGCACCAAAAATACAAATATTTCATATTCAAGCCTTAGGCTTTGTTAAAAGAAattacggagatgcatcttcgtgaACTTTAAACATCTAGATTGCTTTTCTTACGTACGGAGATGCATCATaggataatatttaatcaaaagagTGCCAAGACCCTTTCTcatttctcatttctcataatactCTCAAACTCTCAAACTCTCATCTCCAAAAATATCTCAACTCACATTCACTCAAAATCATTCAAGACATTTCCAAATCTTATTCCATCAACATAAAAACGATCAAAGATCTCATTCAACATCAAACTCCAGTcacatttgataaaaaaaaatcatttttataaaaaaaattcattttccaTCAACATAAGTAGAAATTGAGCGTTAGGTTATGTAATAGATAGGTAGTTTAGATAGATCGTTTATATTAACAATGTATTTGATATGTTATTTTATTGATAAATGCATTAGTTTGGAGGTTAGGTCTATTTATGTGTCCGCCATTGGCGTATGGTTTAGTTGCAAAACCttatggagatgcatctccgtaaaatCAAAATGTATTTTCGGAAATTGTCTGTCTTTAATTTTTTGCATAATCagatatgtttaatttttttaatggttGTGTTTTTTTTAGGGATTATGTTTAATAGGAAATATAGATTGAGGCACGTAGAGTTATGCATCATACATCAGTGCGGAGGGAAAGATCCCAACCCTCCCAGGCACCTATCGATTCTAGCTTGGTCGTTGCTTATAGCCCGGTCATTGCGGAGGCATCGAATTCTAGGACGTAGCATTGACTTCTAGCGGTAGACATCTAGGGCTCATGCATCTCCGGCTACGTCATCTCGTAGAAGACATGTTTCACCTACTAACACACCGGAGGCACCCGACTCCCCACAAGAGGCACCCGAGGCCCCGCAAGGGTTTGGAGGAGGCCAATCTAAATTATCATTGTTGCCTCTATACTCGGACCATACTACCAAACATGTCTAAAATTGAGAGGTAAGccataaaaattaaatgaaaaatatatctTCATCTTAATTTGACAAGACAAGTTTGAAAatggtttatttttatttcaatagcAAGATGCATTAAAGCTCATAAAACCATGGTCGGGAGATTAAGAATCTGGAGGTGCCTAATGAGTTATGGTTTATGGATGTGTTGCAGGTATCCGAGATGATATATTTGAGCAGGATCAATTATCATACTCTTAATCATGGTTTGTTGTCCGCATTTATGGGGAGATGGCACTCTAATACGTCAACATTTCATCTCTCACATGGTGATATGTCTATCACACTAGATGATGTGACGTGCCTGCTGCATCTTCCGATCAGAGAGATATTCTTAGATCAAGGCGAGATCAACAAAGATGAGGCACTGATATGATGGTAGACTATCTTGGAGTTGTCCCATAGGAAGGCATGATAGAATTAGAAGCCACTCGAGGGGCTCATGTTAGGTTTTGATACCTGGACAAGGTGTATAAACATCAAATGCTTAATGCAGTGCAAGCTACTGGTGATGCTCAGTAGGTTGTGCACCATAGAGTAGTGCTCTTAGAGCATACCTGTTGTATTTGATTGGAACAACCATCTTCGTGGACAAGAGTTCCACATATATCGATGTGGTATATTTGTTATACTTTGATGACTTCGAGTGGGTCCATTAGTACAATTGGGGGGAACTTATTTAGTATACTTGTAATCTAAGTTAGGCGAAAGTTGTATGTGGAAGACAAAACAAGTTACAAGCAGCATCACACTTCTGACGATAATATTTCTCCATCACTGTGTCATTTTCGTAATACTCCAAATATACATCCATTTTTGCATCTTTTACTAATTATGTAAACTTACCATTTTCAGGCTTGGATCTCTCACTTTTCTGCACATATCTGGATGGTCATATTTGCAGACCTACACTAAGAATATGCCATGTGTTGTGGCATTCGCCCCATTCTAAGGGAACTAGGAAACACATCCATATAAAGTGTATCTTGACCACATTTTAACAGAGGATATACAATTCAACACGAATATCCTTCACCGTGAGACGTGTCCATTGGACGACATTGCCTTCTAATTTGGTTGGTTGGTTTGCGGTTCAGGTTTGACGTATCTTTATTTGCCTGAGCGCATTATGAGGAAGATTGGCTACATGCAGCTTATTCCTAGAGACCCTTCACAGTCTCCTCCTCTACCAAAGCAATGTCGGGATATAGATACCATCTTTCATGATTATCTTTTTCATATGGTACCATATGAGGCATGGAGTACCCCCAACGCATAGTGACTAGAGTGTTGTATACAACTACATCTGATGGTTCTTCAGGGTGTCACATCCTTATATAGTACCTGAGGCCTCGGAAGATCTACCTAGGTCAGCTCATCAGGAGATACTAGATAATGAGTATGTTATGGCTGatcatgttgttgatgtattGTCTAAGTGTCGTCGTATGGTGGAGATTGGGCAAGCGGGTATAGACAACAGACTATTTTCGGATGGCTCTGCAGTGAAGGGCGTTATAGATGTCATGATGGGGGATGCACTGCAATACATAAGACAACGTAAAAACAGGAGGCGCAATCTGTCAGGAGGCGCAATCTGTCATACACAGTAGTTTATAATCTTTATATTATTTTGACATTATTTTCTGTTATACAATATATTTTATACTCTGGATTTGACTTTATTGTGTCCTATGAATTTATTAACGTATATATGCCATTTTGATTATTCCAAAAGTGTGATTCAAATTATACAAAATAGTCATGTATCGTCAAATTTATTTGAGTATCTCTAAGTAAAATACGGAAAATTACTATCTTTTTTATTTGGGCATCTCTAAGTAAAATATAGAAAATTACTATCTTGTATGTAGATTAAGTTAAGGGGTTGTTGGTTAAGTTTTATGGAGATAGTCATGTATCGTCAAATTTGTCTGAGCATCTCCGAAACAATTCTTGTGACGTTTACAGGAGATGTAGATTAAGTtgttacggagatgcatctccaaagacAATTTTGTACAACATCGGAATACTGCTCAATTTGATTGCGATTTAGAGATACATATGATGCATccagagatacatctccaaaatcTAAAGGACATTTTCGATTTTTGGGATGATGATTTTTCAATACATAGGGTGAGATTAACAATTCTCTTTCTTCGAAGCTATATTCAGTCATAAGACCACACCGATAATATGGAGGCATGGGGTTCAAGTTACAAGAACTTGCGGCAAGTGAGAGATGCTGCTGCTAAACAGAAAAATCTGAGCTTCGAGAAGAGTTCATCAAGGTGGATGCAGATACAGTTGTTAGTCTTGGGAGATACGGTGGTTGCATtttcaaataacaaaaaaaaagtttgtcaaagatatgGTGGTTATACATGCGGCAGAAAATAATTTGCCCTTGCAGAAAACTAAGATTATATAATTTGATCCCAACAGGTTTTTAAAATTAGAAACCAGcttcaagaaaaaaaattagtttaattaatagaCACTGGATTTGAAAATGGTTTTTCTTAtatactccctctggtcccatttataagaaaatattctcttttaagatacattgaataaataatgtatttggacaatatgttgtaatgtatctaaaaagggaatcttttcttataattGGGACCGGAGGTAGTAGTTTGGTTAACCATCCCATGCAAGAAGTAATTATTGTGTTTGTAATTGAGATGCAACGAGTTCCTTCTCCAATCTCACAGTGCTCTATTTTATGAGACTCATTCTTGAACAAGATTTATATAGAATTCTACTCAAtgataaaaatttatatataaacaaaaaaaaagtagtTCAGTTATATTGGATTTCCAGATTCGATGTAGACTGTAGGACTAGAAATTTTGCCTTCTCAACTACAAGAAAACAGAAACTTCAATTTGTACAAAAACTTTTTTCAGATCCTAACTAACCAGAAAAAACCCCAAAAGCAACAACACAGGAAAAGGACATTCCAACCAAAAGGCTTGAACGGGCAGACATGAAGATAAAGCAGCTGACCGAGGAACCTCTCTTGACCCTTTAATTGGCATTTAGCACAAAGCATGAGTTCTCAGCCCTTTGGCCGAACTTATGGATTTAAGATAGAGTAAAAATGTAAAAGGGGCCTTGAACATGCACAATGATCAATGAATATGATATTTTGAATATGTAAGATCTTTACAAAACTAGAGATTTGGTTGGATATTTCTGCTCCGCATGTAAGCTAAAAATTGAGTAGGTAATTCTGCTAGAAGTGCTTGAACTACTGAAATTTCACCACCTGCAATTTGAAGAAGTTTACAGAAGATTGATAAGTTCAAGACCATTTGAAAGAAGTCATAATTTGAAAACTGAGTACCTACTTTGAACATCTCGAAATGGAACAAACTGGACTATATCACGTGAGGCAACACGCCCAGATGAACTTTCAAGCCTTTCCCCCTTGTCTGCATCCAAGATCTGTAACATTGAACAACAAAACTACATAAAAGCCCCGAGAGGACATTACATACCTGTCATGCAGGTAAATGACTCATGCCAAACAATTATAACTCAATAGTAAAGACTAAAGAGCATACACATTGGATTAAATACCTCCATTTCTTTGAAATCAGCTCCTCCTACACCAACAATAAGGATTGATAATGGTAGGTCTGATGCTTTAACGAGTGCATCTTTTGTTTCTTGGAGATCTGTCACTACTCCATCCTATGAGGATACCAATTAAACATTAGCACCGGCAGTGGAAAATGCAAGgtgttgcaattttttttttgaagttctcAGGAGTTGGAATAGATTTTTTTGGGTGTGAAAGGCAAATATAGATACGCCTTGGTCTAACATGGATACATTAACCATAGTTTTCATTCCCATGTAGTGTATAGAATAATGtttatacaatatttttaaaacCCTCCATACTTCTAATGACATCTTTGTATTTcacattattatatttttctttatcaTGTATTTACATAATCATTTAAATTCCATATTAAAATTTGAAGAATAGTGAATCTTCAAATTTTAATATGGAATTTAAAACCAATTGTGAGATATGAAGAGTAGGTTGGAAATAGAAGTATAATTTCAAAAGGATGAATATCATTGTATAAATTAAATAAGGGATTGTTTAGGAAAAGAACTTTAAATTCATTATATGGAGCGAATCACCAATCCTGCCTATCTGAGGAAGGGGTGATTTCTGGTTCAATAGAATAACTTTTCCATGATTTTTCTTGCTAATaagcaaaaaacataaaaatgttcATGACGTGGAATTGACTCAATTCAGCACGATATGGAATTACCATTCCACATACTAAACTTCAATTATACAGAAAACTGCATATTCTAATTCTTACCGTGATTATCAACAGGATAAAGTACTTTCTACCACCATTTGCTACAGATTGGCTGGCAATAAGTGCAGCATTATTTATGACAGGTCCAAAAAGTGTTGGTCCTGCAAGAGAAACGTTAAGCAGAGCACTTGTGTATGCCATCATAATTCCTTGAATACCATCCACCTGCAATGACAGAATCTTGTAATGGTTaaactatttaaatataaatatagcaACAAAGGCAAGATCAGATTTAGCATTTTCACCTCACAGTAATTATTGCTTCCGTTCAAGTTGAAACAATGGGAAACTGGACCATCAATTGGCCGTGCTCCAAATCCCCACGTAGGAAATCGCTTGTCGGCATCATAAAACTGTAACACCTCTCCAACCTCAATAATTGCCTAAAAATATTCATAGAACATGGATCAGTAACAAATAAAGTAGtggaaattcaaaccaaaaataaCTTCTTACTCTCTGGTATGAATTTGGCCGTCCTGAAGGATCAATATAATGCAAGGAATCTGGAAGGCGTGAATTGCCATTTGAAGCTGGTAAACAAGAAGAGGTTAGCCCATAAAAATGTATAGCATCCTTGTCATCCAATACATAACCGTCATGACAGATTGAAGTGTAAACCATGTCATATAATGTCATTTCATAATCCTAAGAATAGGGGTTTGGGAAGAAAGGAAGGAAAAGGAGGGAGAGGATCAACCTCATATCAGCAGTCAACAGAGGCAATAGTGGCCTCGGGAATAGCATTCTGGGGAACCCACAAATGCTCCCTTAAGGAGCCTTACTCCACCTTGCCATGTACACTAGTGCAAACTGGAAACTAAGCACTAGTGAGGACTGAGAaggaaggatgaactttttattATTAAGTTAGGGACTAGCTCACCAATAAATTAGAGGATGGGGAAGCTAAATAATAGTAAAttattgggttaaatatgttaagTCCCTATAAATTACGAGCTTTCAAGTTTAATCCCTAAAAAACCTTAAGTAAAGTTTTAGTTCTCTATAATATTGCAATTTTAagaatagtttttattttgaaaactttttgcGAAAAATGGATACTTTTAGTCCTCAAAATAAGGCCTATAAAAGGCAAATAGAGACTaaaaaagaataatttatttttagggaCTAGACCTCTTGActttgtagggactaaaaatacATTTTACCCTAAATTATATTGAACTTAAGATTTCCGGACATAATTCTAATCCcctttaatcaataaaaaatatcgATACCTCATATAGTCCTACCATTAAAAGAATAACTTTGCAAACCCAATCCTACAATGCAAGGTTATTGGAAAAACTTTTTAACAAAGTCATAATATATACAAGTAACTATGAAAGGTCAAAGAGCAACAATCCTGTCAGTGACACACTTccaaaaaagttaaataaatgaCTTCTTCTCATTTAAGTTTTCCAAGAAATAACAAAGTCAACAAAATTAGCTATGTTAAGAATCAAAATGATATTTCTTTTTTGTGAAAAAAGCAAGAACAAAATTGAAAAACACTAGAACTTCTTACAGTTAAATTTTAGTGGTCAGATTGAATATTCTACAATATACATGTAAGGGATTAAAATAACTTGATTTATCAACAAATACCCTAAACTTAACATTCATAGAATCCAAATCCGAGATGGGAACAAGATATACATCAATAAGTAATAACAGATCCTAAGATTCAAATAACTAAAAAACAAATTCCCATATTACAAATACGATAATCATAGATATTATTATCTCATTCCCATCACTTTGATTGTTATAAACAAAAGTCTGATCAAAATATCTATTAGTATTACAATCCAGAAAATAATTTGGTATTACAAGCTTAAAGATATATGGAGTACCTGTAAAATCAACGGCCAGCATGAAGTTCAATTCAAATCCCCCAGCAAGGTAATCCAGGAAAGTATATTGGATGCTTTCAGAAAATTTATCCACAAATAGCCGGCTCTTCAAAACCTTTATCATAGTTAAATTTGATTTTAGGGAAAAACAGAGGAATTAATGGTTGAAATTagcttttaatttaataaaacctTGGCCTGAGAATCATGACCCGCAGCAGCAGGCAAAAATAAATTTTCTCCTTGGCCACCAGAATGGAGCTTCTCCAACTCTACCAAAGATGTCTGCACTTTTCTGATAAAATAGGATAAACTCTAATATTCATTTCAGCCCAGAAATAGATTTAAGGGACGAAATGACAAACAGGCAAAAATTACCCCAACAAATCATGTTTGCCACTGCTATTAAAGTTGTAACACTCTATTATCAAAGGACTTTCCTGTAAGCAATGAAAATAAAGAATGAGATAGCTTCAACTATGCCGGTGTCAATAAAAATTAACTTGGTATTCTGACATCTGTTTATCTGTTTCAAATGTTAAAAATGTCTATCTCTTTATCAGTTTTACAGTTTCCTCCTGTGTCTTCATGATTTTCCAATTTATTCATCAATCTCAATGGATTTCTCCTTCTTTGTTGATTGTTCCTCATCTTCAGCAATTAGAAAACTCTAGATCAGATGCTACTATCGGTTAGTATAACTTTCACACTTGTTAGTTCTTTTTCTCTCAAATTCGGCCAAATTTATACCGATTCTAGCCATCTAGTCGGGGTATGCTTAGTTGTAAACTGAAAGTATATTAGAATACTGGAATTTTTTCAGTAGTGTTATTTGTCTGGGTTTGTACTAGAAGTTCTATACTTGGcctaaaatttgaatatttatgtgAGTGTTTTTAGATCACATTTAGTTGCAATCCCACTAGTAAACAATTCACCCTCTTCTCTCTTCCAGGCTGCCTAAATTTCATTAGATAGAATATCACTGTGaagttatataaatttattacttATTAAGAATTCCACGTTGGAAAGGATATGGCCTGAAAATATGTTTACAAGTAGGGGaaatcctcaccttacaagtGATGGCCTGAAAATATCTTTATAGAGGGGGAAATCCTCATCTTACACCGGTTTTGCAAGGTTGCGTCAGACTAAACCACAATTCTAAGACTTAACAGGCAGGTACACTAAAGTGTACGGTAGGTTATAAATGTTGATTGGAAAAAATGGTTAAGATTGAAGTAAAATATATACACATTTATAATAGACTATAAAGTTTTTAATATTGTTGATTATCCAGCCAACCGTTATAATTGCATATTTTTCGAAGTATACCCCTCATTCTATAGGATTCAGATTCAAGTTTTATACCTTGCTTCCTACTTGTTGAATATTCAAGAATAATGACTTCCATGTTGGGTGGTGATCATTCTTTATAGCTTCAGTTTTGCAAATTGGAATATGGGCACCACTTTCCACAACTTTTGATACTATTAAAAAGGGATCCTTCAAGACAAACAAAAGCATATTTTATGTAATAACTGATGCTCCTCATAAGGCTTAACTAACAACAGCAACACTAATAATAAGCACATACACTCTTTGAGAAGAGGTCCCTATATTCCAAATCTGAACACCTGAGTATCATCTCTACTGTAGTCTTTGAGCCAACACATTCCTCGGCATGCACTTTGAGCTTCCCACATTTTTGGGAGTCGCCAGATCTGATAGAATCTTGTCTGAGTAAATCTAATGTCAATGATCCATCAGACTTTGTAATTATCTGCACAGGTCAAAGTGTTGATGTTGATGGGTACAATTGTTGGGATGCTAATATTTTTCAGTAATACAAAGTAAAGAATATTGAGTATGCACTTCTTGGATTCAAAAACTTACAATATGCATGGTGGTTACCTAATACTATAAAAACTGAAAAGTTGTGCATTTTCAATCACcatagagagaaaaaaataataatagaagtGTTCAATAGTGAATAGTCATAAAGATACAGCTACATTGAGTAGTGAACTTTTATTTAGTTGTCTAATATCACTCCCAAAAAGGTGAACAGTCTCTAAATTACCTCAGATAATGCACATGTTGCCTCACCTAGAAATTGTTGTTCTTCTAGCTTAAGTATCTGCACAAGTTAACCAAATAGTTACAATTTGAACTtgtatatcatatatatatatatatatatatatatatatatatatatatatatatatcaaacaagCAACAGGGTCCATATAGCAAATTAATATCTTGGAAATGATTATTGAACAATGAACAACCTTACGAGAAAATTGTGCAGAATCCGAACCATTAGGAATATATTTTAAGTAAGGTTTAATTGTTTCTAGTGAAGCACAAAAAAATGATGTGAGAAGAAAGTGGTCAATCTGATTGTGTAAATAGCAGTTATTAAAAAACCATATTCCACAATTCATgtttgttaaacatgcataaaattTTGCTTCTCTCCTAAAATGCTGCAGACCTATAAACTTACACATTCACACAGAAAGGGTAGCCACAGCAGCATTTTGCATGCAACTTACCATCGTTAAATAAAATCTTGAACTAAAAAAGGTTTGTAAGAGTCTCTGAGGAAAAATAATGGAACCATAACTGGCATGCAAAAACATAAATCGATCcgtaaaataattttgaaatctaTACAGTtatgtgataaaaaaaatgtatatcaACATATTTACACTTTTTGCATTCTATAAATTATTACAAATTAGATTACAGGATTCTTAAAATAGTTGGGTCAGGCATCTTAGTAAAAGGAGAAATTCTCAGAAACAGTTAGAAggttattatatttttcaatcaaaaatGTATATCCAAATGTCTATCTATCAAAAACTTAGATTTGCAGAACATATTAAACTTTATACCTTCACATCTGCGTTGTGAAACTGAGTGTCAACATCATAAACGTGAAACCTGTGATGAAAGAAATTTACAGAACAATTCCTGGTGAAACAGCAAAACGCTTATATACCTTGTTTGAAGTAAAAATACGAATGTTTAAACTTACACTAAAACCTGAACAACCTCAAAATGGTAAATGAGAGTTTGTTTAGTAATCCATGTCGGATTCAATGAATTCAAAACTACTTCTGTCCGGCCAAGTTCCTCAAGTGCTCCATTTTTTCCTTTTGCATAAAGAACCAGTATTGGATCACTCTACACATTAATCATGCAACTGAATAATGAGAATATTAGCCATTGaaaacataatattttatttaaaggaTGACAATCAgtataaataaacaaattacaAAAGGACAATTTACAGCAGCCTCTAATCCACCTGTTGTATTTGTTTAACTATGTTAATAGGGTCTAGTAGTTCAATACATTTTCACTTGCTAAAATGATGTAAGGCTACTCAACAACCAAATTTTCATCTTGCATGGAAGAAAAGGGGAGTTGTTATGTTTTTCATGTTTGAGATGATATGTTCCAATTTTGCTCACTATAAATTATTTGGAGACTAGAGAtggcttcttcttttttttctccaAGTGAATTAATTGCATGtggcttcaattttctttttgatcTGAATTTTCTATGGTCCTCGCAGCTAAATTTCTCTAGTTGTTCGGTTTCtccataattattattattagcaaTAATAATAATGAGAATAAAGCTATGGGGAGCACTAAACAAGCTTGAGATTCAAGAATGGAAGAGTTGCATTAAAACTTAAAATAACAACCTTCAAGAGCACATCTCGTCTGCGAAGTTTTCAAACTTCGCTAAACTAATGTTATAGTCTCTATTTGACAACACTTTGTACTAACAATAGCGGTTCATTAAAATTCCACTACGCTATAGCTTATAGCACTGATATAGCCACTATTTGACAACACCAGTTATGGCCAGAATTTTCCTTATGATCTAGATTCTCTGTGATCTTCATATGAGGATCATTCCTAGGTActattttctctttcaaacacAACAAATCTCAATCTGGAATCATCTTAGTACTCGATGAAAACTTCTTCTAATCATGTGAATGCACTCCAATACTCCATCACTACTTCACGGCTCTTTCAGTTTCGAACAAGTAGATCCTCCAGATGTTTCTCTTCCAAATAGGAAATTCTGCTAACCTGGATTGTCGATAGCGCGCTGACAATATATaacacaacacaattctcaaGAGTTAAATGCTCCCCGTATGATTTCTTGGAGTAGAATACAATCATGTACTATGCAATCACTTATTAACTATGAAACACAGACACTGAAAACACAGCACCGACACATCGACACCGGTAatagtttgaaaaaaatgattaataaacataatcacaagtgtcggtcCGACACTGACTGATAAAGCTTTTATTTAGAGGAGTCGGTGCTACAGAGCTTAATAATAATGAAATATTTAGGAGTTTGATTCAACACTACGCATTTCTTTCCTTATCTTGATTCTTGACTAATTTTATATGCACAGTTTTCAATGCCGCGCTTAATTTCTCTAGTAGTTGAGTTTcttctttattactattattaattaaCGACAGTTAGAGTATATAAAGATTAAATTGAAGCTTTGAGAAGCACTAAACGAACTTGAGATTCATGAAAGAGTGAAAACAACAAACCTTAGAGAGCACATCGCGATCACGCAATCCAGAAGCAGAAAACGACAACTGCAAATTGGAAAAAGCTCTTTCAACTAGATGCGATTATAGTAATTGAAGTTGTTCGTATAGTAGCATAGTGAAAGAAACTAGATGAAGAAGAAAGTGAGAACCTCGATCTGTGAGAAGAGACCTTGGTAGCCGCGAGACTTGAAGAAGTTATCGACGGCGTCGTTGGGAGCGTTTGCTGAATTGAGTAAACCGCCGGCTGTTCCGCCGACGGCCGAGCGACCAGCGGCGATATCGGAGCAGCAATTTCCCATGGCGTTGAAATGAATGAGTCGTAATTGAAA contains:
- the LOC131603569 gene encoding protein BONZAI 1-like, yielding MGNCCSDIAAGRSAVGGTAGGLLNSANAPNDAVDNFFKSRGYQGLFSQIELSFSASGLRDRDVLSKSDPILVLYAKGKNGALEELGRTEVVLNSLNPTWITKQTLIYHFEVVQVLVFHVYDVDTQFHNADVKILKLEEQQFLGEATCALSEIITKSDGSLTLDLLRQDSIRSGDSQKCGKLKVHAEECVGSKTTVEMILRCSDLEYRDLFSKSDPFLIVSKVVESGAHIPICKTEAIKNDHHPTWKSLFLNIQQVGSKESPLIIECYNFNSSGKHDLLGKVQTSLVELEKLHSGGQGENLFLPAAAGHDSQAKVLKSRLFVDKFSESIQYTFLDYLAGGFELNFMLAVDFTASNGNSRLPDSLHYIDPSGRPNSYQRAIIEVGEVLQFYDADKRFPTWGFGARPIDGPVSHCFNLNGSNNYCEVDGIQGIMMAYTSALLNVSLAGPTLFGPVINNAALIASQSVANGGRKYFILLIITDGVVTDLQETKDALVKASDLPLSILIVGVGGADFKEMEILDADKGERLESSSGRVASRDIVQFVPFRDVQSGEISVVQALLAELPTQFLAYMRSRNIQPNL